The following is a genomic window from Brevibacterium limosum.
GAGCCTCGGTCACGATCCCATCGAAGCGGTCCGAATGAGACCGAGGCGCGGCGGCGGGGCTGGTGCCCGATCTCAGTGTGAACGGAGGTGACCCCGGTGCTCGGAGCGCCGAGGCGGGAAGCCCGGAGTTCCCGCGCAGGGCGAACTCCTGGCAGATCCCCATCAGCTCGATCGTCGGCAACGACGCGTCACCGATCGCTCGGGTGAGTTCGGCGATTCCGGAGATCGGTGTATTCAGCTCGTCGCGGAGCCAGCGGATGAGCTCGAGTCGGTGGAGATGAGCATCGTCATAGACCGCCGTGGTCGCATTCTTCTTCCGGCCGGGGCGGAGGAGCCCCTCATGGATGTAGAACTTGATGCTCGCAGTCGAGACTCCCGATGCGGCGGCCAGGGCACCGAGCTTCATCGCTGGTCCAGTCGTGTCGATCTCATCCCAAGTCCTGTCTCATCGGCAGCCTCACTCTGCGGCCGGGATCAGATAGCGGAAGCGGCTCATGCTATCTACGTTGCCGCAGTTGGTCAGTGACACTATCTTAATGTCATGTCCTCACTCTTCATCGCCATCCATGCCATTGCCGCCACGGGTGTCGTCCTGCTGGGACCCATCCAGATCATCCGCCGCGCCAAGGACCGCAGACACCGTTTCATCGGGCGGTCCTGGGTCATTCTCATGTACTTCGTGTGCACCAGCGGAATGTTCATCTACTCACTCACCGGTTCCTTCACGATCTTCCACGCCTTGGCGATCTGGACCTTCATCTCCACCACGCTCGGCGTCATCGCCATTCGCCGTGGCAACGTCCGACGCCACATCGGAATGATGGTCGGCTCCTATCTGGGCGCACTGATCGCCGGCGTCTTCGCCGCGGTCGTTCCCGGTCGTGAGATCCCGCGGCTGGCCGTGAGCGACCCCGGGCTGCTGTGGTCACTCGTGGCCGTGATCATCGTGGCTGTCACCGCTTGGGCGATCGTCGTCCTGCGCTTCGTCTCCGGGCACGACCGGAAGACATCCACAGCGCAGACGCGAGAAGGCACCGGCGGCGAACCGCTGACGCCCTCGAGCCCGAGCAACGCGGCCCCGGTCACCGCGAAGTGACGCGACCGGGTCGGGACCTCAGGCCACGAACTTGTCGAACTCGTCGTTCTTGTGCAGGAAATTCTGCACATAGGAGCACGTGGTGCGGAACTTCAGCCCCTCCTCGGCGCTGGTCTCCAGCGCGTAGCGCACCAGCTCGGCCGCCAGACCGCGACCGCCCCACTCGGGGGACACCTCGGTGTGGGTGAAGATGCGCACCGTACCTTCGGCGGTGTCATCGGCACCGGCCTCACGGTCGATGTAGTCGGCGAGACCGATGACCTTGCCCTCGTGGGAGACGGTGAAGCGTTTGGCGGCAGCATCCTCGGCGATGGTGAAGGTCTCTCCCGAGATGTCGATGTCCATGGTCATTCCTCCCGAATGTCCGTGCCGGCGGCACTGCGCGATGGTCGCTGTCCTGACAGTTGACACTATAGTTCTGGGCGAGCGGAACGACTAGCCTGGTCAGTGAGCCGCAGTGAAAGTCGTGAAGGAGTCCCATCTATGTCCGCACATCCCTCGGTCACCGTGGTCGATGCGCACCGCCGGAAGCTGCGCGAAGCCGGGTTCGAGGTCGCCGAACTCACCGCCGCTGACATCGCCGACTACGTCGAGCTCGTCTCCTCGGCCTACCGCGGTGAGGGGTCGAAGCAGGGGTGGACCACCGAGGCGGACCTCCTCGGCGGGCAGCGGCTCGATGCTCCCATGGC
Proteins encoded in this region:
- a CDS encoding MerR family transcriptional regulator, translating into MKLGALAAASGVSTASIKFYIHEGLLRPGRKKNATTAVYDDAHLHRLELIRWLRDELNTPISGIAELTRAIGDASLPTIELMGICQEFALRGNSGLPASALRAPGSPPFTLRSGTSPAAAPRSHSDRFDGIVTEALDRLGWPDEESAARTAVARTLEMVDAAGYSVSADSVVDQCRAIASTAQDNIRPIGTELSRDEVCLRVIRGITMHNRQLIAVSALTHASLSMIARASAAADGGSAADGPDESPA
- a CDS encoding DUF2306 domain-containing protein, producing MSSLFIAIHAIAATGVVLLGPIQIIRRAKDRRHRFIGRSWVILMYFVCTSGMFIYSLTGSFTIFHALAIWTFISTTLGVIAIRRGNVRRHIGMMVGSYLGALIAGVFAAVVPGREIPRLAVSDPGLLWSLVAVIIVAVTAWAIVVLRFVSGHDRKTSTAQTREGTGGEPLTPSSPSNAAPVTAK
- a CDS encoding GNAT family N-acetyltransferase, with amino-acid sequence MDIDISGETFTIAEDAAAKRFTVSHEGKVIGLADYIDREAGADDTAEGTVRIFTHTEVSPEWGGRGLAAELVRYALETSAEEGLKFRTTCSYVQNFLHKNDEFDKFVA